The following proteins come from a genomic window of Microtus ochrogaster isolate Prairie Vole_2 chromosome 7, MicOch1.0, whole genome shotgun sequence:
- the LOC101989074 gene encoding LOW QUALITY PROTEIN: olfactory receptor 2T4-like (The sequence of the model RefSeq protein was modified relative to this genomic sequence to represent the inferred CDS: substituted 1 base at 1 genomic stop codon) — protein MNIISXMNNYTGLSDFTLVGFYSQFKHPALLAVVIFVIFLMTLSGNSLLILLILSDTRLHTPMYFFISQLSLMDMMYISVTVPKMLMDEVLGSHRISAAACGMQMFLYTILASSEFFILALMSYDRYVAICHPLRYPVLMNRRACLHMMSACWFLGSLDGFIFTPITMTSPFCGSREIHHFFCEIPAVIKLSCSGTWLYETLMYICCVPMLLIPVTVISSSYSFILLTVIRMNSAEGRKKALATCSSHMTVVILFYGAAVYTYMLPVSFRTAEKDMVVSVFYTILTPLLNPLIYSLRNKKVTEALKKLLRMKTLFQETVK, from the coding sequence ATGAACATCATCTCCTAGATGAACAACTACACTGGACTGTCAGATTTCACCCTGGTGGGATTTTACAGTCAATTCAAACACCCTGCTCTGCTTGCTGTGGTCATATTTGTGATTTTCCTGATGACCTTGTCTGGCAATTCACTCCTGATCCTTCTGATACTCTCTGACACCCgcctccacacacccatgtacttttTCATCAGCCAGTTGTCCCTCATGGACATGATGTACATTTCTGTCACTGTGCCCAAGATGCTCATGGATGAAGTCCTGGGGAGCCACAGGATCTCAGCTGCTGCCTGTGGGATGCAGATGTTCCTCTATACAATACTAGCAAGTTCAGAATTTTTCATTCTGGCTCTCATGtcttatgaccgctatgtggccatctgccatCCACTCCGTTACCCTGTCCTCATGAACCGCAGGGCATGTCTCCACATGATGTCTGCCTGCTGGTTCCTGGGATCCTTGGATGGCTTCATATTCACCCCTATCACCATGACCTCCCCATTCTGTGGATCCAGAGAGATCCATCACTTCTTCTGTGAGATCCCAGCTGTGATAAAACTCTCCTGCTCTGGTACCTGGCTCTATGAGACCCTCATGTACATTTGCTGTGTGCCCATGCTTCTCATCCCTGTGACAGTCATCTCAAGCTCCTACTCCTTCATCCTCCTCACAGTTATCAGGATGAACTCggcagagggcaggaagaaggcCCTCGCCACCTGCTCCTCCCACATGACCGTGGTCATCCTCTTCTATGGTGCTGCTGTCTATACCTACATGCTCCCTGTCTCCTTCCGCACCGCAGAGAAGGACATGGTGGTGTCTGTGTTTTACACAATACTCACCCCTCTGTTGAACCCACTAATCTACAGTCTGAGGAATAAGAAAGTCACGGAGGCTCTGAAGAAATTATTGCGTATGAAAACCCTCTTTCaagaaacagtaaaataa